The genomic DNA ggtgtgtgtgtgtgtgaatgaaggaatcttagattgcaagctccactgcgGCAGGGACTGATGGGCTGCAAAATATGTCGGTCCCACTTAATGAGGGGTAATAACAATAATTACTATAGTAGCAACAGACCCTTATCATTCTGCATATTAGTATTTAAATATAAGGTTAGACATTTCCATTGATGCTCTGTGGACCCAAAGACTAGCAATTTTCACTTGCAAACTGCTGAGCCGAACATCTGCAATGTACCCGTTGTTTCCTAAATCATATGTACCCCTTTAAATTGATTATTTTGGCATCTCCAGATAAATCCCCTCTAACAGTATGATACATACCCAATGTGCCACATGAGCCCAAAACCGACTTGAgaaagaaagtgttttttttaaaaaaaaatactttattagtgCAATTATAAGTGAACCTGGTCAGCATTATTTCTTAATTCTTAATAATATGCTGATATTAAACAGAAATATACATTTGCCAAAACGTGTCCGTTGCAATAATAGGAGATATAATATCACAAAATATAAAGAGCCAAGTGCCCAAGTGCCTTAGTATGTGAGTCCTCTACAAGCCTTGGCCACATACTGATCAACTCCAGTGCTACCCAGAATCCCACCTACTGAAGCCTCcatatctgctgtgtagccattgagTATTCAGAATAGAGTCTTGATAATATTCtcttcccagtctgacactgactctGCATATGCGTCACTGATTCCTGAGTCTGAGGCAGGAGATCCCTGTCCATAGGGGCTACATTGTGCCCTGGGCAGTGCCCCCTGTGTAGAGTAGGCATCGGTACCCTCCTGGCTGCTCCAGCCTGTAGCATCTGTGATCTGTGGGATGATGGTGTTCATATCGGGGGTGATGGTCTTGTTAGGTGGAAAGTCCATCATAAGGTTGGAATGCATGGATACTTGGTTATGTCTTCCACATAGTTCTCCCTCAATCTCCTTGTTAGGGATCATACCATGGGTGCAGTGGCTTGTAATGAGCTCACTAGGCAGGTAACTGTGAGGGTAGATACTAGATGCTGTTAGATGCAATGGGAGTCTCTGGTTGGGGGCTGCCCATGAGGGGGACCATGAGGACAGGAAGTCCTGGGGCTGGTGGTAGTAATTCTGCTGTAAATTCATAATGGGTTGGACTTGATGCTGTGGAAACCCCACTGAATGCTGCTGAAACACCTTCCCTGAATTTGGAGCTGGTGCCGATGAATAAATCTTGTTCTGATTGGTTCCTTGCATGGAGACTTTTGGGTGGAAGCCATTGTGTAGAGTGGTCAATGGCTGGACCTGCTGCTGGTAGGACAACATCTGCTGTTGCTGTGCTATGGTGATTGTGCCATTGGCTGTGGGTGCTGAGTTGTACATCGGGGTGCTGTTATAGTAATATTCCACAGACCCCGGCTTGGTAGATCTGGATCCTTGGCGTCTGGCTTTTGACCTCCTGTTCTGGAACCAAACCTGAAATTTAAAGGGGCAAACAATGAGCTCAGGGCTGGGCAATAAATGGCAAACAATCTATAACAAACATGGTGTATTAACCTTCATGGACatctacagtgtcggactgggacaccaggggcccacccaatcaacctttattcttctagtctctattctttacatactataatatagtattccatctatttagtatctttgttctcaaagaaataggaaatggccatgacaTAGGCCAACTCTTTAGCAGCACaaaggccccctgacacctgggtccaccgggagttttcctggtatcctggtgggccagtccgaaactACACCGACATCTACAGTTTGTGGTTTTAACTGGACTGGACACATAAATCACAAGTACCTACCTGAATGCGAGACTCGGGCAAGCCCATTTGTCTGGCCAGTTCCTCCCGTTGGTGGATGTCTGGGTACATATTTGTTTGGAAGTTCTGCTCCAGTAGGGCCAGATCTGAGGGACTGTAGACAGTTCTCTTCCTGCGATTGGACATCAATGTGGGGGAaactttctgctgattggaggcTTCCTTGTGCTGTTCTGTCTGATTGGCTCTAAGATCCCCAGCCTTCATGTCTGCTAATGGAATATAATAGTAATTAGTCATgtgaaataaagaatatttaattttgtaataattattttagtACAATAATTCTCAATTCATCTTCAATATTTGGTGACTTATTATATGCAGACTTATTACAGACTGGAAGTGAAGGCTAGCAGAAAAGTCCAGTACCAGACCAGTGGACTGATTTTAGCTGCTACAAATTGGACCTGATGGCTAGAAAATACATGTGAGTAGGGCACAGTCCTAGTGCTGCCATAAAAATAACATGACATACAGTGAACATATATGGAATCTATTAGTTGTGTAATAAAGACTTACCTTTAACATTAACTTGCTGTACTGGATTCTGTTGTACAGGAGGGAAACCCATTCCCATGAGGGAGTCCAGGGCAGACCTGGAGCTCATTAGATGGTCACTGGAGGAGAAGTAGGTGCTGTAGAGCTGCTCCATCCCTTGGGTATATCCAAGCATCCCAATGCCACAGCCACACTTCCAAATCTGCCTCTTCCCACAGTGATGTGTCCTCCTCTGGGCCTGAATGCTGAATGGGGACCTCCTTCTGGGGCTTTATAGGGGGCTGGAGATCTCAGACGGGGATTGGGGGAAACGTGTGAATATCTCCAGAAGGTGTGAAGATGAAGATGAAGGTCTAGGTGTCAGGTAGTGCAGTAGAAGTAGGCTGGAGGCTTCCTGCTGGGGCACAAGGATTAGgcaatacacatactgtacaaacCCTATTCGCAACTCTCGTCTGTCCTGTCCAATGTATGTCATGAAGACTGATGATTTTCTGAAGAGATaagtgaataaaatataatacaatattcagtataaaaaaacaaaaaactataacatGAAACACAAGTATTTTGTATATCTTTTGTGTTTACTATATGTCGGCTTATGATCAATATATACCTTAGAGCACCCAGTCATTATATAGGTGCTTGTTTTGATGTGTGCACCTACTGGACTGATATAAAcacgtgtgtgtgtttgtttgcttGTATGTAAGTGATGTACAAGTTGcatttgggtcattatgaaagtAAGTGCTTTATCCTGCTTCATTGCAGCTCTATGTACCTTGTTTTGTGCCTCGGTCATAGTTGGAGCTGCAACAGGTGTGTCAGTGATAGGTGcaaagtaatatagtaacatagaaagttacTTTGTTAGAAAAAACACACGTCAATCAAGTTCAATGatttttaactctatatataacctgcctaactgccagttgatccagaggaaggcaaaaaacgcaaagtgaagtctctccaatttgcctcaaagggggaaaaaattccttcctgactccaaaatgtcaatcggaccagtccctggatcaacttgtactatgagctatctcccatatccctgtattccctcacttgctaaacaccatccaaccccttcttaaaggtgaaggaaagtcatcttgcacttgggggtgccaaatgttaggcacccccaatgattgtatttacttacctgaaaccctaggccagtgctcccatcagcagaaaacttcaccagcctggggttcttccagccacaagaagaaagaagaagccggaagaagttCTCACTgaaagaaccccaggccggtaaagttttctgctaataggagcactggcctgtggttcttccagtgagcacc from Xenopus laevis strain J_2021 chromosome 5S, Xenopus_laevis_v10.1, whole genome shotgun sequence includes the following:
- the bix1.2.S gene encoding brachyury-inducible homeobox 1, gene 2 S homeolog isoform X1; amino-acid sequence: MLGYTQGMEQLYSTYFSSSDHLMSSRSALDSLMGMGFPPVQQNPVQQVNVKDMKAGDLRANQTEQHKEASNQQKVSPTLMSNRRKRTVYSPSDLALLEQNFQTNMYPDIHQREELARQMGLPESRIQVWFQNRRSKARRQGSRSTKPGSVEYYYNSTPMYNSAPTANGTITIAQQQQMLSYQQQVQPLTTLHNGFHPKVSMQGTNQNKIYSSAPAPNSGKVFQQHSVGFPQHQVQPIMNLQQNYYHQPQDFLSSWSPSWAAPNQRLPLHLTASSIYPHSYLPSELITSHCTHGMIPNKEIEGELCGRHNQVSMHSNLMMDFPPNKTITPDMNTIIPQITDATGWSSQEGTDAYSTQGALPRAQCSPYGQGSPASDSGISDAYAESVSDWEENIIKTLF
- the bix1.2.S gene encoding Brachyury-inducible homeobox 1, gene 2 S homeolog (The RefSeq protein has 11 substitutions, 2 non-frameshifting indels compared to this genomic sequence); amino-acid sequence: MLGYTQGMEQLYSTYFSSSDHLMSSRSALDSLMGMGFPPVQQNPVQQVNVKADMKAGDLRANQTEQHKEASNQQKVSPTLMSNRRRRTVYSPSDLARLEQYFQTNMYPDIHQREELARQMGLPESRIQVWFQNRRSKARRQGSRSTKPGSVEYYYNSTPMYFSAPTANGTITIAQQQQMLFYQQQQVQPLTTLHNGFHPKVSMQGTNQNKIYSSAPAPNSGKVFQQHSVGFPQHQVQPIMNLQQNYYHQPQDLLSSWSPSGAAPNQRLPLHLTASSIYPHSYLPSELITSHCTQGMIPNKEIEGELCGRHNQVSMHSNLMMDFPPNKTITPDMNTTIIPQITDATGWSSQEGTDAYSTTRALPRAQCSPYGQGSPASDAGISDAYAESVSDWEENIIKTLF